ACCACCAGCGCCGCCTCGAAACCCTCGGCGCCGCTGGACAATGCGGCCGCGACCGCGGCCTGCAGTGCGGTCAGCGACAAAGTCTGCAGGCGCACCGGGCCCGCGGCGTAGGTGCGGCCGTCGCCGTCGCGCACGGCGGCCCCGCTGCCGTGCCCCGCGCGGGCCATCGCGCCGCGCGCCAGTACCAGCAGCTTGCTGTCCTCGGCATCGAGTCCGGTGGACTTCGGTTCAGTCATCGCCAACTCCCTCTCCCGGCTGTGCGCCGGATCCGTTCCCCTGCCGATCATCCGTGGTGTCCACCGGGCCGGTCTCCCGATCGGCCCGTGCCGTCTTCTCCGTTTTCTCGGTCCGTTCCGGGGGCCGCCGCACCACCACGGTGTGCACCCGGACGCGGCCCCGGGCATCCGCGCCGCCCTCACCGCGCAGCTGCAATCCGTGGACCACCGCCTTCGACCCCGGCAGCGGCACCCGCCCGAGTGCGTGGGCGAGCAGACCGCCGACGGTGTCGACATCTTCCTCGTCGATCTCCATGCCGAACAACTCGCCCAGGTCCTCGACCGACAACCGCGCCGACACCCGATATTTCCCGCCACCCAGATCTTCCACGTCCGGGATCTCGTGGGTGTCGTATTCGTCGGCGATCTCGCCGACGATCTCCTCCAGCACATCCTCGATGGTGACCAATCCGGCGATACCACCGTATTCGTCGACCAGCAGCGCCATATGGTTGCGGCGGCGCTGCATCTCGTCGAGCAGTTCGTCCAGCGGTTTGGAATCGGGTACGAACACCGGCGCCCGCATGACCTCGCGCACCCGTACCTTTTTGCCCCGATCCATGTGCTGCACAAGGTCTTTCAGGTAGACCACGCCGAGGATGTCATCGATGTTCTCGCCGATCACCGGAATTCGCGAATGTCCGGATCGCACCGCCAGCGACATCGCCTGTGCCGTGGTCTTGTCCGCCTCGATCCAGACCATCTCGGTGCGCGGCACCATCACCGCGCGGGCCGGGGTCTCGCCGAGTTCGAACACCGACTGGATCATCCGGCGTTCCTCGGAATCCACCACCCCGCTGGCCTGCGCCAGGTCGACCACCTCGCGCAGCTCCACCTCGGAGGCGAACGGCCCGTTGCGGAAACCCTTACCGGGGGTGATGGCATTACCGATCAGGATCAGCAATCGGCTCACCGGGCCCAGCAGCGAGCCGATCACCTGCAACGGCAACGTGGCCGCCAGCGCGATCGAATACGCGTGCTGCCGGCCCAGGGTGCGCGGCCCGACACCGATGACCACATAGTCGACCACCACCATCACCGCGGCGGTCAGCAACAGCGCCCATCCGGACGGGAGCACATGATCCAGCGCCGCCGCGAGCAGCACCGTGGCGCTGATCTCGCACACCAGCCGCAGCAGCACCATGAGATTCACATAGCGCGGCCGATCCACCACGATGCGGGCCAGCCGGCGCGCACCGGTGCGATCCCCGCGCACCAGATCCTCCACCCGCGCAGGCGAAGTCGTGGCCAGTGCCGCATCGATGGCCGCGAACACCCCGCCCACCGGCACGAGCAGAATCGCCAGCAGGAGCAGGACGAACGGATTCACGCGGGATCCAGTGGATCACCGTCGGTGGTGAATCCGGTCTTCCCGAGCAGTCGCCGATCCCGTTCCGCCAGTTCGGCACGACGCTGCGCCTCGCGCAGGCTCTCGTACCATTCGGCCAGCAGCCGGTTCTGCAGCCCGAACATGACCTTCTCCTCCTCCGGCTCGGCATGGTCGTAGCCGAGCAGGTGGAGCACGCCGTGCACGGTGAGCAGCGCCAGCTCCTGATCCAGCGAATGTCCTGCGCGCGTGGCCTGTTCGGCCGCGAACTCCGGGCACAGCACGATATCGCCGAGCATCGAGGGCCCCGGCTCGGCGCTGTCCGGCCGGCCCCCGGGCTCCAGTTCGTCCATCGGGAACGACATGACGTCCGTGGGGCCCGGCAGATCCATCCACCGCACGTGCAGATCCGCCATGGTGTCGAGATCGACCAGCACCATCGACAGCTCCGCGGCCGGGTGCACGTCCATCCGCCCGATCACGAACCGCGCGACGCCGACCAGCTCTTCCTCGGATACGTCGATACCCGACTCGTTGGCGATCTCGATACTCACGGGGTCAGCTTAGGCCACCGCTCACGACGCGCCGAGCAACGTCCGGCGCACCGGCGACCGCCGGGGTGACCGGCGCGGTCAGCGCCGCCCGCCCCGCTCGGCCGCCCGCCGCTGGGCCCGGTTGCCCGGGTAGTGCGCGGTGCCCACCTGCGGCGCCATCTCCGACTCGTACCGGTCGTAGGCGTCGACGATCTCGGCGACC
This DNA window, taken from Nocardia sp. BMG111209, encodes the following:
- a CDS encoding hemolysin family protein — protein: MNPFVLLLLAILLVPVGGVFAAIDAALATTSPARVEDLVRGDRTGARRLARIVVDRPRYVNLMVLLRLVCEISATVLLAAALDHVLPSGWALLLTAAVMVVVDYVVIGVGPRTLGRQHAYSIALAATLPLQVIGSLLGPVSRLLILIGNAITPGKGFRNGPFASEVELREVVDLAQASGVVDSEERRMIQSVFELGETPARAVMVPRTEMVWIEADKTTAQAMSLAVRSGHSRIPVIGENIDDILGVVYLKDLVQHMDRGKKVRVREVMRAPVFVPDSKPLDELLDEMQRRRNHMALLVDEYGGIAGLVTIEDVLEEIVGEIADEYDTHEIPDVEDLGGGKYRVSARLSVEDLGELFGMEIDEEDVDTVGGLLAHALGRVPLPGSKAVVHGLQLRGEGGADARGRVRVHTVVVRRPPERTEKTEKTARADRETGPVDTTDDRQGNGSGAQPGEGVGDD
- the ybeY gene encoding rRNA maturation RNase YbeY, with translation MSIEIANESGIDVSEEELVGVARFVIGRMDVHPAAELSMVLVDLDTMADLHVRWMDLPGPTDVMSFPMDELEPGGRPDSAEPGPSMLGDIVLCPEFAAEQATRAGHSLDQELALLTVHGVLHLLGYDHAEPEEEKVMFGLQNRLLAEWYESLREAQRRAELAERDRRLLGKTGFTTDGDPLDPA